CGTAGGCACGTACACGATCAACGACGAGCGCAAGAAGCAGGTCGGCTTCGCCGGTCCGTACTTCATGGCGGGCGCCGACCTCCTCGTCCGCGCGGATGAGAAGGACATCACCGGTCCGGACACCGTGAAGGGCAAGAAGGTCTGCTCGATCGTCGGCTCCACTCCGCTCCAGGAGATCAAGAAGTCGAAGTACGGCGCGAAGACCGTCGAGCTGGCCAAGTACTCCGAGTGCGTGCAGCAGCTCATCAACAAGGAGGTCGACGCCGTCACCACCGACGACGCCATCCTCAAGGGGTACGCGGCGCAGCAGCCGAAGGCGCTGAAGGTCGTCGAGAAGCCCTTCACCAAGGAGCCGTACGGCGTCGGCATGAGCAAGGACGACAAGGCCCTGCGCGATGCCATTGCGGACGCCATCGAGGCGCACCAGAAGAACGGCGACTACAAGAAGGCGTACGACGCGACGCTCGGCCTGTCGAAGTCCAAGTACACCGAGCCGCCGGCCCTCGAGCGCTACTGACCGCGCCGAACCGCTCGTCCCACTCCCCGGCAGTGAGTTGACCGGGTCCCCGTACGCATCACGGTGCGTACGGGGACCGGCTCACCCTGCCCGACCACTGCCGCCCACGAGGACATCCCCGTGAACGTACTGCTCGACCACTTCGCGGAATTCCGCGAGGGATTCATAGGCACGGTCTGGCTGACCGTGGCCAGCAGCGTGCTCGCGCTGATCCTTGGCGTCGTGCTCGCCGGCTTCCGGGTCTCGCCGGTACCGCCGCTGCGGTTCTTCGGCGCCGCCTGGGTCACCCTGTTCCGGAACACGCCGCTGACGCTGCTCTTCCTGACCATCTGGTTCGCCGTGCCGCAGGTCTTCGACTTCGGCTTCGACCCGTGGACCAAGGCGCTGATCGTGCTCAGCGTCTACACCTCGTCGTTCGTCTGCGAGGCCGTACGGTCCGGTATCAACACCGTCCCGCTCGGGCAGGCCGAGGCCGCCCGCTCGCTCGGCATGACGTTCTTCCAGACCCTCGGAACGATCGTCCTGCCCCAGGCCGTGCGCACCGTTCTGCCGCCGCTGAGCAGCATCTTCATCGCCCTGACCAAGAACTCGGCCATCGCGGGCGCCTTCAGCGTCACGGAGCTGTTCGGGTGGCAGAAGGTCCTCAGCGACCAGGGCTTCGCCATCGCCTGGCTCTTCCTCTGGGTGGCGCTCGGCTACCTCGTGATCACATTCACCATCAGCGGCCTGTTCCGGCTGCTCGAGCGGAGCCTGGAGGTCGCACGATGAGCTCCAGCGTCCTGTACGACGCCCCGGGCCCCAGGGCCCGGATGCGCAACCGCATCTACTCGGTCATCGGAACGCTCGCGATCATCGGCCTGATCACCTTCGTGATCATGCGGCTGGCCGACCGGGGCCACTTCGCGTCCGAGGTCTGGAACACCTTCAACTACGCCAACGTGCGGATCGCCATCCGTGACGGCATCTTCACCACGCTGAAGGTCTTCGCGCTCGCCGGTGCGCTGTCCCTGGTGCTCGGCGCCCTGCTCGCGGTCGCCCGCGCGTCGGACCACCGGGCGATCCGCTGGCTGGCCACGGGATTCATCGAGCTGTTCCGTGCCATCCCGCTGCTGATCACGATCTACGCCCTCTGGGTGCTCTTCCTCACCTACAAGAGTGACCTGGGATTCGTCGGCGAGAACAACGGCTTCTGGGCCCTGGTCATCGGTCTGGCCGTCTACAACGGCGCCGTGCAGGCAGAGGTGCTGCGAGCCGGTTTCAACGCCGTGCCGCGCGGCCAGGTGGAGGCGGCGTACGCACTGGGACTGCGCAAGTCCCAGGTGATGACGATGCTGCTGCTGCCGCAGGCGGTCAGGTCCATGCTGCCGACGATCATCAGCCAGCTGGTGGTCACGCTCAAGGACACCTCGCTCGGCTACATCATCACGTACGCGGAGCTCCTGTACGCGGCCCGACAGCTGGCCAACACGACCCTCGTCAACGGCCAGTACATCTACGTCCCGGTGATCATGGTCGTCGGCACGATCTACGTGGCGATGTGCATGGCGCTCTCCGGCCTGGCCACCTGGGTGGAGAAGCGCGGACGCCGCGCCAAGACGGGCATCGCCGTCGCCGCGGCAGCCGAGCCCGCCGAGGCTCCGGGGGCGCTCGACCCGTCCGACCCGAAGGGCCCGACGGTCGAGGCCGAGCAGGCGGCCGCCAAGACCGACGAACCGCCCGGCAAATCGGGCTGAGTGGGCCGCGGCTTACGAGTCGAGGTAAGGGGCGGCGTCCATGGGACGTCGCCCCTTACCGTTTTCGGACGGGCCCGTCGGCCTGCGATGTGACGATCGGACAGAGGGGTGGCGCCGTGGGTCCCGTCGGGGCCGCCGTCGCTTGACGCAAGCACCGGCAATAGGTTGCATACGTTCTGTGATCGTGCACCGGGCTCCAACTGCCAGTTCCTGTACGTACGTCCAGAGCATCCGGGCAGCCCGGACCCTCGGAGCCCGCCGGGCCGGAGGATGTGCGCCGTGGACCCGGTGATCGTCGTCGGCGCGGGCCCCGTCGGACTCGCGCTCGCACTCGCCCTCGCCCGCCACTCGGTGCCCACCGTCGTCCTCGACGAGGGACCCGGCAAGGACGAACAGCGACCCGCGCGGACCGTCGTCCTCCGGGACGACACCGCGGCGTTCGCCGAGCGCCTCGCGGGTCACTCGTTCGGCGACGCGGAAACAGGCGCACGGTGGACGGGCTGGCGCTCGGTGCGGCGCAAGCAACTGATGCGGGAGCTCGACTTCGACGAGGCGACCCCGGCGCCCCTGCACCTGCCGCAGCACGAGCTGACCGCCGCGCTGCGCGAGGCCATCGCCGACGAGCGGCTGGTCAAGGTCGCGGTGGACAGCAAACTCGACTCCCTGGAACAGGACGCCGGCGGCGTGACCGCCCACACCCGCGGCCCCAAGGGCACCTGGTGGCGCGGCAGTTACCTCGTGGGCTGCGACGGCTCGCGCTCCACGGTGCGCAAACTCCTCGACGTCCGCTTCCCGGGACGTACGGCCGTCGAACGACACGCCGTGGCCGCACTGCGCACGGAACTTCCCTGGCCCGGTCAGGCGTTGTTGCATCGGATGCCTCCGTGGCGCCACGGGGGCGCCGAGGTGGTGGGGCGGCCGCTGGCCGGCGGAGTGTGGCGGCTCGACTGGCTGCTGCCGCCGCGCGGCGACCTGGTGACGCCCGACGCCCTCGTCGTCCGCATCCGGGAGACCCTCGCGGGCTGGTGCGGGGGCTCCACACCGCCGTACGAACTCCTCGACACGGGCGTGCACACCGTCCACCACCGACTCGCCCGGCGGTGGCGGGTCGGCCGCGCCTTCCTCGCCGGTGACGCCGCGCACCTGCTCGGCGCGCTCGGCACCCAGGGGCTCGACGAAGGACTGCGGGACGCCGACAACCTGGCGTGGAAGCTGGGGCTCGCCTGGCACCACGGCGCGCGCGATGCGCTGCTCGACAGCTATCAGGTCGAGCGCCGGGCAGGTGTGGCCGCGCGGCTGCGCGCCGCCGACCAGTCGCTGCCCGCGCTGCGCGGCAGCAAGAACCTGCGCTCGTACGTCCCCGGAACCGCCCGCGGGCACGACACGCTCCTCACGGACGGTCACGTGGGGCGCGGCCCCCTGGGCGCCCCCTCGTCGTACGCCGATTCCCCGCTGGCACCCGCTCCGTCGGAGTCCGTCACCGCGGTCGAGACGGAGCCGGGCGCTCCGGTCGCCGATGTACGGGTGACGGCGCCGGACGGGTCCTTCGTTCAGCTGCGCGACCGCCTCGGCCTCGGGCACCTGATCGTCGTCCTCGTCGCGCCGGGCACCATGGTGTGGGAGCGGCGGCACTGGGTGACCGCCGGGATCATGCCGCGGCTCGCCGCCGCGGTCACGGCCCTGCCGCACGCGGCCGAGCTGCTCGTCGCGGAGAGCTACCCCGGTGCCGCGGCCCACTCGGTCCTGCTCGTGCGCCCCGACGGCCACCTGATCACCGCACTGTCCGGGGTACGTCCGGCCGAGCTGTACGCGGCGGCCGAGACGGCACTGGGAGGTCCCGCTCCGACAGGGCGCGGGGACGGCGCGGGGCAGTCCGACAGCACGGTCACGGGCGAGCAGGAGAGCTCGGCGGGGGCGGCACGGCATTCGGGATGAAGGCGGTGTTCACTCTGAACGGCGTACGTGGACGGCCCCTGTTCGCATGTTGAGCCGGGGTTGACCGGTCTGCACCCCCGTGGTCTACTCCGGATCGTGACCGACACCGATGTGCACCTGTGGCGGAGGGTCCATATGGACCTCGTCCGCTACGCAGGCTGCGTGTGTCACCTGTCCTGCTGAATTCGCACTCCTCCCTCGCGCACCGAGCACCTCTCCGGGGTGTGTCGTGCGCGCTTTCCGCGAACCTCCAGGACGGTATCCGTGTCTGTTGCCCCTTCCTCCGCCGCGCCCGCGCCGACGCGCTCCTCGGCACCCACCGCCGCCGAACTCCTCGCCTTCGTCCGTCGCACCGCGGCGGACTCCGAACTCATCGCCTCCTTGCCCCTCGACCCCGAGGGCCGTACCTGGGTACGGCTGGAGGGGCCCGGCGGCAGCGAGGCCTGGCTGATCGGCTGGCCGCCCGGCACCGGCACCGGCTGGCACGACCACGCGGAATCAGTCGGCGCCTTCCTCACCGCGGCGGGCACCCTCAAGGAGAACTCCCTGGCCGCGCGCCTGCCCACCGATGGGTGGAAGACCCTGGAGCTCTCCGACGACGTGGACCGCGAACGGGAGTTGACGCCCGGCGAGGGCCGCGCCTTCGGCCGGAACCACGTGCACGAGGTGCTCAACGAGTCGACGACCGAGCATGCCGTCTCCGTGCACGCGTACTACCCGCCGCTGCCACGGATCCGCCGCTACAGCCGTACCGGTGACGTGCTCCGCCTGGAGTCAGTCGAGCGCCCTGAGGACTGGCAGTGAGCGACGAACAGGCAGTGGGCGACGACCGGCCGGTGGGCATCGACGAGTTGCTGGAGCGCGTACGGCTCGACCTCGACCGGCTCTCTCCGGAGGAGGCGTACCAAACCGCCGAGGCCGGTGGCCTGCTGGTCGACATCCGCTATGCGGCGCTGCGGGAGCGGGACGGGCTGATCCCCGGCGCACTCGTCGTCGAGCGCAATGAGTTGGAGTGGCGCCTCGATCCCCAGGGCAGTCATCGTGCTCCGGAGGCCACGGGCCACGATCTGCCCGTCGTCGTCATCTGCAACGAGGGATACGCGTCCAGCCTCGCGGCCGTCTCCTTGCGGCAGTTGGGGCTCCGCCACGCCACCGACCTCACGGGAGGCTTCCAGGCGTGGCGGGCGGCGGGGCTGCCCGTGGTGACCACCGAGTCATGAGACCGGCCCGCGCCGCCCGGCCCGGCCCCTGACCGCGCCGCCTACTCCTTGGCCGTCGCCACCGTGACAGGGCGCGGCCTCAGGGCGGCGCGGCCCGGCAGGGCGGTCGCGGTCAGGGCGAGCAGGCCGGCGACGGCGAGCACGGAGACGTACACCAGAGGGACGACCGTCGGCGCCGCGCTCCCGGTCATGCCGATGCTGAACGCGGTCAGGACGGCGAGCGCCACCCCGCTGCCGAGCGCGGTGCCGATCAACAGGACGGCCAGAGCCTCGGTCCGGAGCATCCGCAGCACCTGGCGGCGCGTCGCCCCGGCCAGGCGCAGCATCGCGAACTCACGGATGCGTTCCGAGACGGACATCGCCAGCGTGTTGACGACGGCGATGGCGGTGAAGGCGAGGACGAGCCCCATCGCCAGCAGGTTCACCTCGGCGTTGGTGCGGCGGCTCTCCGTCTGAAGGCTGTCCGCGGCTGCCGGAGTGAGCACACTCAGGCCCGGGAACTCATCGACGGCCGCCGCGAGTTGTTCCTGTGTACGGTCGCTCCTGACGAGGACCGTGGCGGCGAGCGGGTTGTCCACGTGCCCGGCGACCAGGTCGTGCGCCATGGTCAGATCCCCGAAGCCGAGCCCGCGTGCGTAGATGGCGCGCACGGTGAGTTCGGTCTTCGTGCCGTCTCCCAACGTGAGCTTCAGCGTGCTGCCCGGCTTCAGCCCGAGCCGGTCGGCGGCCAGTTCACTGACGGCGACGTCTTCCGCGCCGAGGTCCTCGATCGATCCGGCGGTGACGTCCGGATCCCAGGTCCGGGCGAGGTTCTCGGGAGTGACGCCCTGCGCGGGGTACTTGTCGAGCCCCACGCGCACTGTCGTGCGGACGACCTCGGTGGCGGCTTCCACCCCGCCGGTCGTACGCAGCTTCCGCGCGGCCTGCGCCGGAACGCCGGGGCCCTGGGCGGCCAGCACCCAGTTCGCGCGGATGCCGTCGCGGGCCTGGGCGCGGGCCGCGTCGTCGAGGGTGGGCTGGACGAAGAGGACGGTGCAGGCCATGCCGGTGAGGAGGGCGAGCGGTGTCACGACGGCGGCCATGCGGGCCGCGTTTCCGCGTAGGTTGGCGTGGGCGAGCTTGCCGCCGGGACCGGTCATCCGCAGCGGGCCCCGCAGGAGTGCGGCCGCCGCTCGGACGACGAACGGGCCCAGGAGTGCGATGGCGCCGGCGAAGACCACGACCGTCAGGAACGTCACGGGGGTCGACGCCGCCTCGGTGCGGAGCACGCTCAGCACGGCGACCAGGACGACGCCACCGACAAGCAGCACCAGACCGGCGACGATCCTGCTCCAGGCGGGCCGTCGGCGCTCGACCCGCGCCTCGGAGAGGGCCTGCGCCGGGCGGATGCGGACGACCCTTCTCCCGGCGATACGTGCGGCGGCCCAGGCGCCCAGCACGGCGGCCCCGACTGCGACGAGGGGCGGGAAGACGCTGACGGTGCGCTCGAGGGTGGCGGGCACGGCGCCCGTCGCCACGAACCGCTCGTGCAGCCAACCGCCGAGCGGGAGCCCGGCGAGGGCACCGACGGCGCCCGCCACCCCACCGACGATCACTGCCTCACGGCCGAGAAGCCTCCGGATCTGCTTCGGGGTCGCGGCGACGGCACGCAGCAGTGCGAGTTCGCGGTGGCGTTGCTGGATGGAGAGGGCGAAGGTGCCGACCACCACGAGGACGGCGACGAGGAGGGAGGTGCCGCCCATGGCCCCGCCCATACTGACGAGCTTGACGCGCGCTCCCGCCGCGTCCAGGAACTCCACGGGACCCCGGTCGTCCTCGGCGCTGACCTGCGCCGACGTTCCTTCGACGGCCTGCTCCACCGCCTTCTTCAGCTCGGTGACGGTGGTGCCGTCGGTCGGTACCACGCCGAAGGCGGTGATCTTTCCGGGGTGTGCGGCGAGCCGTTCGGCCTCCTCGGAGGAGAAGAAGAGCGACGTCTGGTGCCGCAGGGCGCCGTTCTCGGGCGCGGCCACTCCGGTGATGCGGTAGTCGCGCGGGCTCTGCGTCGACTGGACGGTGAGGCGGTCGCCGGGGCGCAGCCCCGCCCGTTCGGCGAGGCCGCGGTCGATCACGAGATCGTGCGAGGTCCGCGGGGCCTTGCCGTCGACGAGACGGAAGGGGGTGAGGGCGGCGGACTCCCAGGCGTGCCCGTACGTGGGTGTGTCGCCCCCGTCGGCAGGCCCCGCTCCCGTGGTGGATCCGGGCTTCATCGGCTGCGCGATGAAGGTGAGTTCGGGGACGACCGAGCCGACTCCCGGGGCGCTCTTGATCCTGCGCTCGATGGCGTCGGCCCGCAGCCACGCGCGTTCGGCGATCGGTTTCGCCTTGTGCTTGACCTTGGTCTTGCCCTTCTTGTGCTTGATCGTGGTCTGGTGCACGTTCTGATCGGCGGAGACGATCACGGGGGCCGCGGCGTAGCGCTCGGTCTTGATCGTGCCGCGCAGACCGGTTTCCAGGAGAGTGCCGCAGGCCGTGATCAGGGCCGCGGCGCACATCAGCGCGAGGAAGGCGCCGACGAATCCGCCCTTGCGGTCCCTGACGGTCTGCAGTGCGTAGCGCAGCATCATGAGGGCTCGGACTCTTTTCGGTTGTCGGAGGAGGGGGCCGAGGAGGCCGCGGGCGCGGGGAAGGCCAGGAAGCGGGTGAGGACGGTGCGAGCGCCGTCCGGGGTGTCGGCATCGGACCGCTTGTAGCGGTTGAGCAGCGCGATGTACTCCTCGAAGAACTCGCGGAGTTCGGGGAGGGTCAGCCGGATCGTGCCGCGTGAGTAGGGCAGTGCGTCGGCCCACTCGGCGGGGCTGGGGCCGGTGCGGGTGCCGGTGCTGATGCCGGTGGCAGTGCCGGTGCTGGCGTCGATGCCGGTGCCGGTGGTGACCCTGGTGCTGGAGGCGTCCGGCCGCTCCTGTCCCCGGCTGCGCTCCCGCTGCAGTTGCGCGAAGAGCTCCAGGTCGGCCGCGTACGAGAGGCGGTTGAGCTCGTCCATGACTAGCCGCATCTCGGGGCTCTGCCTGCTGCGCGGCGGAAATCGCCGGTCGCCCGGGACGGCGCGCCACCAGCGCTCACGTCCGTGCCCTGAGCCGCGCGTCTCCTCGACGAAGCCATAGCGGGCGAGTTCGCGCAGGTGGTAGCTGGTCGCACCGGTGTTGAGCCCGAGGGCTCGGGCGAGCGTCGCGGAGGTGGCCGGTCCGTGCACGGTGAGGTGCTGCAGCATCTGCTGCCGCCGAGGCTGCGCGAGCGCCCTCAGGACGCGCAGGTCACTCAGCTCTCGCGGGCCCTCGGCCTCGCTCGATTCGTGCGGGCCGTCGGCCCGGGTCGCGGGCCGTTCCGCGCGGGACCTGCCAGGTTCCTCTGCCATGCGTACACAGTCGCCTGTGCACAGGTTGCTGTGCACTGCGGCAACCCGGCGTCTCCGCAGGGGGGTTACCCCCACCCTGCGGAGCCCGAGCCGAGGCACGCGGAGCGTTCCGGCTGCCGCCCCACCCCCGTGGGGGCGGCCCGCTCAGAACCCCTCGTACCCCAGGTCGTCGGTCTCTTCGCCCTCTTCCTCGAGCGCCTGCCGGACCACGCGGAGCGCCATGCCCTCGGCGTACCCCTTGCGGGCGAGCATGCCCGCGAGGCGGCGCAGGCGCTTGTCGCGGTCGAGGCCCCGCGTGGAGCGGAGTTTGCGGGCGACGAGCTCGCGCGCGGTCGCCTCTTCCTGCTCCGCGTCGAGCTGGCCCACGGCCTCGTCGATCAGCGTGGACTCCACGCCTTTGGTGCGCAGCTCCCGCGCGAGCGCACGGCGGGCCAGACCCCGGCCGTGGTGCCGGGATTCCACCCAGGCGTCCGCGAAGGCGCTGTCGTTGATCAGGCCGACCTCTTCGAAACGGGAGAGGACCTCTTCCGCGATGTCGTCGGGGATCTCCCGCTTGCGCAGCGCGTCGGCGAGCTGCTTGCGCGTGCGGGGGGTCCCGGTGAGGAGGCGCAGGCAGATCGCCCGCGCCCGCTCCGCCGGATCCGTGGGCGGCTCCCCCTTCTCGGCCCTCGACGAGGAAGGGGAACCGCTGTCCTGGTGGCCGCCGGGGCTGTCGGAGTCCCCGAATCGACCGCGGCGGCGTCGGCGCCCACGGCTGCGGCCGCCACCGTCCTGGAAGCCTCCACCGTTTTGGAAGCCTTCGCCGTCCTGGTATCCCCCGCTCTCCTGGAAGCCTTCGTCCTGGAAACCGTCACCGTCACCCCGGTCGGCGTACCGGCCCGCGCCGTCCTGATCCACACCGCCCCCGTGGCCCCGCCCGGCAGCACCGGTGCGGCTTTCGGGGGCGGTGTGGTCCGCCCAGTCGGTTCGTCGCGTCACGGACTAGCTCTTGGCCGCCGCGGCCTTGGACTTGGCGGCCTTGGCCGCCGGTGCGGGCACCGTCTTGGCGTCGTCGGCAGCCGGGGCAACGGCCGCCGCGTCCGTGCTCGGCTCCTCGGTCGGAGTCTCGGGCTTCACGCCGACGCCCAGCTTCTCCTTGATCTTCTTCTCGATCTCGTTGGCGAGGTCGGGGTTGTCCTTCAGGAAGTTGCGGGCGTTCTCCTTGCCCTGACCGAGCTGGTCGCCCTCGTACGTGTACCAGGCGCCCGCCTTGCGGACGAAGCCGTGCTCGACTCCCATGTCGATCAGGCCGCCCTCGCGGCTGATGCCCTGGCCGTAGAGGATGTCGAACTCGGCCTGCTTGAAGGGCGGCGCGACCTTGTTCTTGACGACCTTGACGCGGGTGCGGTTGCCCACCGCGTCCGTGCCGTCCTTCAGGGTCTCGATGCGGCGGATGTCCATGCGCACCGACGCGTAGAACTTCAGCGCCCGGCCACCGGTCGTGGTCTCCGGAGAACCGAACATCACGCCGATCTTCTCGCGCAGCTGGTTGATGAAGATCGCGGTGGTCTTGGACTGGTTGAGCGCGCTGGTGATCTTTCGCAGCGCCTGGCTCATCAGGCGGGCCTGCAGACCCACGTGCGAGTCGCCCATCTCGCCCTCGATCTCCGCGCGCGGCACCAGGGCGGCCACGGAGTCGATGACGATCAGGTCGAGGGCGCCGGAGCGGACCAGCATGTCGACGATCTCGAGAGCCTGCTCGCCGTTGTCCGGCTGGGACAGGATGAGGTTGTCGATGTCGACGCCGAGCTTCTTCGCGTACTCGGGGTCGAGGGCGTGCTCCGCGTCCACGAAGGCCACCGCGCCGCCCGCCCGCTGGGCGTTGGCCACGGCGTGCAGGGTGAGGGTCGTCTTACCGGAGGACTCCGGTCCGTACACCTCCACCACACGGCCGCGGGGGATGCCGCCGACGCCGAGCGCGACGTCGAGCGCGGTCGACCCGGTGGGGATGACCTCGATGGGCTCGTTCGGCCGCTCGCCCATGCGCATCACTGCGCCCTTGCCGAATTGCCGTTCAATCTGTGCGAGCGCGGCGTCGAGCGCCTTCTCGCGGTCGGTTCCTGCCATGGGTTCCACCCGATTTGCTTGAGTCGATCGCTTCACGTCAAAGACGCTAACGCCTGCCACTGACAATCCGCCCCGACGCCCGTCCAGCCTGTGGATAACTCGAGGTCATCACCTACCGAAATCCTCTGGAGCGTCCCGGGGACGCCCCCGCCCGCCCCGCAGAATCGCCGCCGGACAACCCATGAGAATGGATGTTCGAATTTAGTGTCAAGCGTGGCACGCCGGGGACGGCGGCGCTCGCCGCTGCTCCCCGGCACTCACCGCTACCGGCTCCCGCTCTCCCCTACCGGCGCTTGCCCGGCTTCGGCGAAGAGCCGCCGGGCTCCGCCGGGGCCTCCGGCCGGTTCGGCCCCCGCAGCGCTCGCCGCATCCGGGCGAGGAGAGGCGCTCCGACCCGGCGCCGGTGCCCGTGCACCCGGGGGTCGTCCGTCACGTCGTACCTCTTCACGTACGCCCCGAGGAACGCCTGCAGCGTCGCGACGGCGGGGATGGCGATGAGCGCCCCGACCGCGCCGAGGAGCGCCGTGCCCGCGATGACCGAGCCGAACGCGACCGCGGGGTGGATGTCCACGCTCTTGGCGGTGAGCTTCGGCTGCAGCACGTAGTTCTCGAACTGCTGGTAGATGACCACGAAGACCAGCACCCATAGCGAGTACCAGGGGTCGACCGTGAAGGCGATCAGCATCGGCAGAGCGCCCGCCAGATACGTGCCGATGGTGGGGATGAACTGGGACACGAGGCCCACCCACACGGCGAGCACCGGCGCGTAGGGCACTTCGAGCACCTGGAGCAGGATGTAGTGCGCGATCCCGGAGATCAGCGCCATCAGGCCGCGCGAGTAGAGGTAGCCGCCGGTCTTGTCGACCGCGATCTCCCAGGCCCGCAGCACCTCGGCCTGCTTGGCGGGCGGCAGCACCGAGCACAGCGCGCGCCGCAGCCTCGGCCCGTCGGCCGCGAAGTAGAACGAGAACAGCAGGATCGTCAGGAGCTGGAAGAGGCCGCCCAGCACCTGCGCGGAGACGTCCAGGACACCGCTGGCACTGTTCTGCACGTACTTCTGCAGCCAGTCGGAGTGGACCAGGCTGTCCTGGACCTCGACGCGGGAGAGGTCCGTGTGGAAGGTCTGGTTGATCCAGCTGATGACCTTGTCCAGGTAGTCCGGGAAGTCCTCGACCATGTCGACGATCTGGCCCGCGAGCATCGACCCCATCAAGGCGACGAAGCCGGCGCTGGCGATCACGACGCCCAGGAAGACCAGGAACGTGGCGAAGCCCCTGCGCATCCCGCGCGCAGCCATCCAGCTCACCGCGGGCTCGACCGCGAGCGCCAGGAAGAACGCGATCAATACGTTGATCAACAGCCCGGTCAGCTGATGGAACGCCCAACTGCCCAGCTGGAAGCAGGCGACGAGCGCGAGGGCGAGAACCATGGCGCGCGGCAGCCAGCGCGGCATGCGGGCGCCGTGCCCTGCCTCGGCCCCGGCGGGGGGCTGTGCGGGCGGCGTCGTGCCGGGCGGAGCGGTGTCCTGGGTGACCTGCGCGGTCTCGTCTGTCGGTGCCACGGAGCAAGTCTCGCCCACGTCGGCGTCGATCGGACGCCACCCTCACATCTTGGGACGGGCTTGGGACGGCCCACGCGCGCGTGGAGCTTCCCCGGCGTCACCGAACCGCCCCTGGTCAGCGCTTTTCGGCGGGTACGTCCATGGCCGTGCACACCGCACGCCAGACGTCCTTGGCCTCCCAGCCCGCCTCCAGCGCCTCATGGACCGTACGGCCGCCCAGTTCCGCCATCACATGATCGCGCGCGAAGGAGTCGGCGTACCCCGCACCGAAGTGGGCCGCCATCCGCTGCCAGAAGACCGTCAACCGCATGACTCCAGTATCACGCCCCTGAGGGTGCAGCCGGGCGCAGGGGGCTCGTCGAGAACGCTTTCCGTCCTACGGTCGGTGCATGGCCGAAACCGGAGCATCCCCCGCAGTGCCCTCACCCGACGCGGCGCTCTCCCCGCTCGCCCGCGCCGAGCGCTTCGTCTGGCTCACCGCGCGCGTCCTGGAACAGCGACGGTTCGCGTACCACTTCCTCGAAGGCGCGGGCGGCGACGCGGCCGCGGACGCGGTGGAGACCGCCCTGACCTCGTACGCCACCGCGGACGGCGGGTACGGCTACGCGCTCGAGCCCGATCTCCGCGGCCCCGTGAGCCAGCCGCTGCACACCGGGCACGCGCTGGGCGTCCTGGACTCGATCCGCCGCTGCGGCGGGCAGCGGGTGGAGCGCGTGTGCCGCTACCTGACGTCGGTGTCGACGTCGGAGGGCGCC
The window above is part of the Streptomyces venezuelae genome. Proteins encoded here:
- a CDS encoding ABC transporter permease, which produces MMLRYALQTVRDRKGGFVGAFLALMCAAALITACGTLLETGLRGTIKTERYAAAPVIVSADQNVHQTTIKHKKGKTKVKHKAKPIAERAWLRADAIERRIKSAPGVGSVVPELTFIAQPMKPGSTTGAGPADGGDTPTYGHAWESAALTPFRLVDGKAPRTSHDLVIDRGLAERAGLRPGDRLTVQSTQSPRDYRITGVAAPENGALRHQTSLFFSSEEAERLAAHPGKITAFGVVPTDGTTVTELKKAVEQAVEGTSAQVSAEDDRGPVEFLDAAGARVKLVSMGGAMGGTSLLVAVLVVVGTFALSIQQRHRELALLRAVAATPKQIRRLLGREAVIVGGVAGAVGALAGLPLGGWLHERFVATGAVPATLERTVSVFPPLVAVGAAVLGAWAAARIAGRRVVRIRPAQALSEARVERRRPAWSRIVAGLVLLVGGVVLVAVLSVLRTEAASTPVTFLTVVVFAGAIALLGPFVVRAAAALLRGPLRMTGPGGKLAHANLRGNAARMAAVVTPLALLTGMACTVLFVQPTLDDAARAQARDGIRANWVLAAQGPGVPAQAARKLRTTGGVEAATEVVRTTVRVGLDKYPAQGVTPENLARTWDPDVTAGSIEDLGAEDVAVSELAADRLGLKPGSTLKLTLGDGTKTELTVRAIYARGLGFGDLTMAHDLVAGHVDNPLAATVLVRSDRTQEQLAAAVDEFPGLSVLTPAAADSLQTESRRTNAEVNLLAMGLVLAFTAIAVVNTLAMSVSERIREFAMLRLAGATRRQVLRMLRTEALAVLLIGTALGSGVALAVLTAFSIGMTGSAAPTVVPLVYVSVLAVAGLLALTATALPGRAALRPRPVTVATAKE
- a CDS encoding ArsR/SmtB family transcription factor, whose amino-acid sequence is MAEEPGRSRAERPATRADGPHESSEAEGPRELSDLRVLRALAQPRRQQMLQHLTVHGPATSATLARALGLNTGATSYHLRELARYGFVEETRGSGHGRERWWRAVPGDRRFPPRSRQSPEMRLVMDELNRLSYAADLELFAQLQRERSRGQERPDASSTRVTTGTGIDASTGTATGISTGTRTGPSPAEWADALPYSRGTIRLTLPELREFFEEYIALLNRYKRSDADTPDGARTVLTRFLAFPAPAASSAPSSDNRKESEPS
- the recX gene encoding recombination regulator RecX; this encodes MTRRTDWADHTAPESRTGAAGRGHGGGVDQDGAGRYADRGDGDGFQDEGFQESGGYQDGEGFQNGGGFQDGGGRSRGRRRRRGRFGDSDSPGGHQDSGSPSSSRAEKGEPPTDPAERARAICLRLLTGTPRTRKQLADALRKREIPDDIAEEVLSRFEEVGLINDSAFADAWVESRHHGRGLARRALARELRTKGVESTLIDEAVGQLDAEQEEATARELVARKLRSTRGLDRDKRLRRLAGMLARKGYAEGMALRVVRQALEEEGEETDDLGYEGF
- the recA gene encoding recombinase RecA, whose amino-acid sequence is MAGTDREKALDAALAQIERQFGKGAVMRMGERPNEPIEVIPTGSTALDVALGVGGIPRGRVVEVYGPESSGKTTLTLHAVANAQRAGGAVAFVDAEHALDPEYAKKLGVDIDNLILSQPDNGEQALEIVDMLVRSGALDLIVIDSVAALVPRAEIEGEMGDSHVGLQARLMSQALRKITSALNQSKTTAIFINQLREKIGVMFGSPETTTGGRALKFYASVRMDIRRIETLKDGTDAVGNRTRVKVVKNKVAPPFKQAEFDILYGQGISREGGLIDMGVEHGFVRKAGAWYTYEGDQLGQGKENARNFLKDNPDLANEIEKKIKEKLGVGVKPETPTEEPSTDAAAVAPAADDAKTVPAPAAKAAKSKAAAAKS
- a CDS encoding AI-2E family transporter, which encodes MAPTDETAQVTQDTAPPGTTPPAQPPAGAEAGHGARMPRWLPRAMVLALALVACFQLGSWAFHQLTGLLINVLIAFFLALAVEPAVSWMAARGMRRGFATFLVFLGVVIASAGFVALMGSMLAGQIVDMVEDFPDYLDKVISWINQTFHTDLSRVEVQDSLVHSDWLQKYVQNSASGVLDVSAQVLGGLFQLLTILLFSFYFAADGPRLRRALCSVLPPAKQAEVLRAWEIAVDKTGGYLYSRGLMALISGIAHYILLQVLEVPYAPVLAVWVGLVSQFIPTIGTYLAGALPMLIAFTVDPWYSLWVLVFVVIYQQFENYVLQPKLTAKSVDIHPAVAFGSVIAGTALLGAVGALIAIPAVATLQAFLGAYVKRYDVTDDPRVHGHRRRVGAPLLARMRRALRGPNRPEAPAEPGGSSPKPGKRR
- a CDS encoding DUF3046 domain-containing protein; this translates as MRLTVFWQRMAAHFGAGYADSFARDHVMAELGGRTVHEALEAGWEAKDVWRAVCTAMDVPAEKR